One genomic segment of Methylosinus sp. C49 includes these proteins:
- a CDS encoding ABC transporter ATP-binding protein, producing MVVTAALEIVDLCFRRGAKRELTLDSVSFALRAGELLALLGPNGAGKSTLVHCLLGLATPERGTVRAQGDELRGLSRRDIARRIAYVPQSGYSAFAFTVEQLVLMGRTAHIDGIGSPSLRDREIARRAMCDIGVDHLRAEPVTQLSGGERQLALIARAVAQDAPIIIMDEPTSSLDLGNQGRVLGLMKSLAADGKAVIMTTHLPDQAFNLDARVALLRGGRLIAEGRALDVCDRESMSRLYGAPLLRLEDAEARGVVAFVPELF from the coding sequence ATGGTCGTGACGGCGGCGCTGGAAATCGTCGATCTTTGCTTCCGACGCGGGGCGAAGCGCGAGCTCACGCTCGATTCGGTCTCCTTCGCGCTGCGCGCCGGCGAGCTGCTCGCGCTGCTCGGCCCCAATGGCGCCGGCAAGAGCACGCTCGTGCATTGCCTGCTCGGTCTCGCGACGCCCGAGCGCGGAACGGTCCGCGCGCAAGGCGACGAGCTGCGTGGCCTCTCGCGCCGGGATATCGCCCGGCGCATCGCCTATGTGCCGCAATCGGGATATAGCGCCTTCGCCTTCACTGTGGAGCAATTGGTGCTGATGGGCCGCACCGCGCATATCGACGGGATCGGCTCGCCATCGCTACGCGATCGCGAGATCGCTCGCCGAGCGATGTGCGACATCGGCGTCGATCATTTGCGCGCCGAGCCCGTCACGCAGCTCTCCGGCGGCGAGCGCCAGCTCGCGCTCATCGCCCGCGCCGTCGCGCAGGATGCGCCGATCATCATCATGGACGAGCCGACGTCGAGCCTCGATCTCGGCAATCAGGGCCGCGTTCTCGGCTTGATGAAGAGCCTCGCCGCCGACGGAAAAGCCGTGATCATGACGACGCATCTCCCGGATCAGGCGTTCAATCTCGATGCGCGCGTGGCGCTGCTGCGCGGCGGCCGGCTGATCGCCGAAGGCCGCGCGCTGGACGTCTGCGACCGCGAGTCGATGAGCCGCCTCTATGGCGCGCCGCTGCTGAGGCTCGAGGATGCGGAGGCGAGGGGCGTCGTCGCCTTCGTTCCCGAGCTTTTCTGA
- a CDS encoding iron ABC transporter permease codes for MRYWRTLPGVDRAPIAALILALGALIVASLAIGRYPLSLTTIAATLLGGNERSQVGATAETIILMVRLPRIATAIMIGAGLAIAGSAYQIVFRNPMASPALLGVSAGAGYGASLALLFHLPTLGVEAAAFAGGLAAVGAAYLAARSVGGNSLVTLILCGMAMSALFQALISLVKYVADPIDTLATITFWLMGSLAKANAMDAATVAAPVLLGGGLLYALRWRISLLALGEREAAALGADVTRLRTIVILCATAMTAATVCVAGIIGWVGLLIPHIARMAFGMEPGRAFVATAALGALFVLGVDDIARSASAIEIPLGVMTAVIGAPFFLFLVMRTRAEQWS; via the coding sequence ATGAGATATTGGCGGACTCTCCCGGGCGTTGACCGCGCGCCGATCGCTGCGCTGATCCTCGCGCTCGGCGCGCTGATCGTCGCGTCACTGGCGATCGGTCGCTATCCCCTATCGCTGACGACGATCGCCGCGACGCTTCTCGGCGGCAACGAGCGCTCGCAGGTCGGCGCGACGGCGGAGACGATCATCTTGATGGTGCGGCTTCCGCGCATCGCGACGGCCATAATGATCGGCGCGGGGCTTGCGATCGCGGGCTCCGCCTATCAGATCGTCTTCCGCAATCCCATGGCCTCGCCTGCGCTGCTCGGGGTCTCCGCCGGCGCCGGCTACGGCGCCTCGCTGGCGCTGCTGTTCCATCTCCCGACTCTCGGCGTCGAAGCGGCGGCTTTCGCGGGCGGGCTCGCCGCCGTCGGCGCCGCCTATCTCGCGGCCCGCAGCGTCGGCGGCAATTCCCTCGTCACCCTCATCCTCTGCGGGATGGCGATGTCGGCGCTGTTTCAGGCGCTGATCTCGCTCGTCAAATATGTCGCCGATCCGATCGACACGCTGGCCACGATCACCTTCTGGCTGATGGGGAGTCTCGCCAAGGCCAATGCGATGGACGCCGCCACCGTCGCCGCGCCCGTTCTCCTCGGCGGCGGCCTTCTGTACGCGCTGCGATGGCGCATCAGCCTGCTCGCGCTCGGCGAGCGAGAGGCGGCTGCGCTCGGCGCCGATGTGACCCGGCTCCGCACAATCGTGATCCTCTGCGCGACAGCGATGACGGCGGCGACCGTCTGCGTCGCGGGCATCATCGGCTGGGTCGGTCTGCTCATTCCGCATATCGCGCGGATGGCGTTCGGCATGGAGCCCGGACGCGCCTTTGTCGCCACCGCGGCTTTGGGCGCGCTTTTCGTGCTCGGCGTCGACGATATCGCGCGCTCGGCCTCCGCCATCGAGATTCCACTCGGCGTGATGACGGCGGTGATCGGCGCGCCTTTCTTTCTTTTCCTGGTCATGCGGACCAGAGCCGAGCAATGGTCGTGA
- a CDS encoding ABC transporter substrate-binding protein, translated as MSMHLTRIVCLALALLASGAPGECRTILDMDGRRVTLSDEISRIVTIGPVPVLNGFLFAFGRQQAIANGLPRELTRKYQFVFAPDLATRPVVQSSAGLAVEDIVALRPDLVLTMDRSATDKLSALGLPAVLLKWREPDDVKTLMRLLGEILDERKSAEDYIRYFDETLARVATTLGPIEEAQRPRVLYVNYRRLTQPHRIAEWWMARAGGHSVTDDRRTEESVTFSLEQMIGWNPEVVIVPDRAEVELVKAEPRLRDVAAVRNGRVHVAPGGAHLWANRTIEQPLTVLWAASILYPEKFPRAALENEMRSFYDRFFHVPLGKEQIDEILADSPGR; from the coding sequence ATGTCGATGCATTTGACGCGCATCGTCTGCCTCGCTCTGGCGCTGCTGGCGTCGGGCGCGCCGGGCGAATGTCGAACGATCCTCGACATGGACGGGCGCCGCGTGACGCTGTCCGACGAGATCTCGCGCATCGTCACGATCGGCCCGGTTCCGGTTCTCAACGGTTTTCTCTTCGCCTTCGGCCGGCAGCAGGCGATCGCCAATGGGCTGCCGCGCGAGCTCACGCGCAAATATCAATTCGTCTTCGCCCCCGATCTCGCGACGCGGCCGGTGGTGCAGAGCTCCGCGGGCCTCGCGGTGGAGGATATCGTCGCGCTGCGGCCCGATCTCGTTTTGACGATGGATCGCAGCGCAACCGACAAGCTCTCGGCCCTCGGCCTGCCCGCCGTGCTGCTGAAATGGCGTGAGCCGGACGACGTCAAGACGCTGATGAGGCTCTTGGGAGAAATCCTCGACGAGCGGAAGAGCGCCGAGGATTATATCCGCTATTTCGACGAGACGCTCGCGCGCGTCGCGACGACGCTCGGCCCGATCGAGGAAGCGCAACGACCGCGCGTGCTCTATGTGAATTATCGCCGCCTCACGCAGCCGCACCGAATCGCCGAATGGTGGATGGCGCGCGCCGGCGGACACAGCGTCACCGACGACCGAAGGACGGAGGAGAGCGTCACTTTCTCGCTCGAGCAGATGATAGGCTGGAACCCCGAGGTGGTGATCGTTCCTGATCGCGCGGAGGTCGAGCTGGTGAAGGCGGAGCCGCGGCTGCGCGACGTCGCGGCTGTGCGCAACGGCCGTGTGCATGTGGCGCCCGGCGGCGCGCATCTTTGGGCCAATCGCACGATCGAGCAGCCGCTCACCGTGCTCTGGGCCGCCTCGATTCTCTATCCCGAGAAATTCCCCCGCGCAGCGCTCGAAAACGAGATGCGATCCTTCTACGATCGCTTTTTTCATGTGCCGCTCGGCAAAGAGCAGATCGATGAGATATTGGCGGACTCTCCCGGGCGTTGA
- a CDS encoding TonB-dependent receptor yields the protein MPTPKTSVTREGIEILGGPAQASSYKALDMMPSVIEDSADPYGLSFNRSITVRGVSDFFLARTINGLPIQGIVGGADLFDLDDIGRIDLYRGSIPANQGLGFSNAAGVLDLNLLPPKEKLSGTISQGVGSNGFHRTFARIDSGRLPTGTSFFVSGSIADAEKWKGEGDARRKNVAFGLTQSLGDQLEVAVYGVHNDQKANSYMPLTFAQTQNLGATAFFDYNTSLTGRSGIDASYYTFNRTRHVTNAIFAEIAYHIDPTQTIVAKPYYWRNTGYQETVAGANVRLWPISNYNLGGTIEYSKHLPWDADFLLGFWAQSTEPEPPPLHQKLYTATPLGTLNFLRYSTLATSDTHKLFSPYTQYTQTFGPTTVSGGVRLHIESTPNLQYFNTAGLPDVAYSDVWSFRPSPDTNASAPELTYYEWLPNLGVRHRLSEEWSASASYSRKVGRPDWGPQASAFLGAEAAFLAKGINLATLMGRIRPETVDAVDVGLRYQTGDLTIAPTFFGFWTHKKEVLVFDPAVGQSYYQSNAATVGRGFELETSWKATDWLTLTGSATIAAETYVADVAAGASSIMRVGGKQTPYTPRYSAKLAATCYRDGFSITPVFRFNSTRYGLADNTQAVSPYALVDVTASYEFGGKLGLTPMTVSAGVSNLFDHRYISAISVTETNLNSTSYFVGAPRTIFAGMSASF from the coding sequence ATGCCGACTCCCAAGACCTCGGTGACGCGCGAAGGCATCGAGATTCTCGGCGGTCCAGCGCAAGCGAGCTCCTACAAGGCGCTCGACATGATGCCGAGCGTCATCGAGGACTCGGCCGATCCTTACGGCCTGTCCTTCAACCGCAGCATCACGGTGCGCGGCGTGTCGGACTTCTTTCTGGCGCGAACGATCAACGGATTGCCGATCCAAGGCATTGTCGGCGGCGCCGATCTATTCGATCTCGACGACATCGGCCGCATCGACCTCTATCGCGGAAGCATTCCCGCAAATCAGGGCCTCGGCTTCTCCAACGCAGCCGGCGTGCTCGACCTCAATCTGCTTCCGCCGAAAGAAAAATTGAGCGGGACGATCTCTCAGGGCGTCGGCTCCAACGGATTTCATCGCACTTTTGCGCGCATCGACTCCGGGCGCTTGCCGACAGGAACGTCCTTCTTCGTCTCCGGGTCGATTGCCGACGCGGAGAAATGGAAGGGCGAGGGCGATGCGCGACGCAAGAATGTCGCTTTCGGCCTCACACAATCGCTCGGCGACCAGCTGGAGGTCGCTGTCTATGGCGTCCACAATGATCAGAAGGCGAACAGCTATATGCCGCTGACATTCGCGCAGACGCAAAATCTCGGCGCGACGGCCTTTTTCGACTATAACACGAGCCTCACAGGAAGATCGGGGATCGACGCCAGCTATTACACATTCAACCGCACCCGCCATGTGACGAATGCGATTTTCGCCGAGATCGCCTATCACATCGATCCGACTCAAACGATCGTCGCAAAGCCCTATTACTGGCGCAACACCGGCTATCAAGAGACGGTCGCCGGCGCGAATGTCCGCTTGTGGCCGATCAGCAATTACAATCTCGGCGGCACGATCGAATATAGCAAGCATCTGCCGTGGGACGCCGATTTCCTGCTCGGCTTCTGGGCTCAGTCGACGGAGCCGGAGCCGCCGCCCCTGCATCAGAAACTCTATACGGCGACGCCGCTCGGCACGCTGAATTTCTTGCGCTATTCCACGCTCGCGACGAGCGACACGCACAAGCTCTTCAGTCCCTACACGCAATATACGCAGACCTTTGGCCCGACGACCGTCTCCGGCGGCGTGCGCCTCCACATAGAGAGCACGCCCAATCTGCAGTATTTCAACACGGCAGGTCTGCCCGACGTCGCCTATTCAGATGTGTGGAGCTTCCGCCCGTCGCCGGACACGAACGCCAGCGCGCCCGAGCTGACCTATTACGAATGGCTGCCCAATCTCGGCGTGCGCCATCGCCTTTCGGAGGAATGGAGCGCCAGCGCCAGCTATTCTCGCAAGGTCGGCCGCCCGGACTGGGGGCCGCAGGCGAGCGCTTTCCTCGGCGCCGAGGCGGCCTTTCTCGCGAAGGGAATCAATCTCGCGACGCTCATGGGACGGATTCGGCCCGAGACGGTCGACGCGGTCGATGTCGGCCTGCGCTATCAGACCGGCGATCTGACGATCGCGCCGACCTTCTTCGGTTTCTGGACGCATAAGAAGGAAGTGCTGGTCTTCGATCCCGCCGTCGGACAGAGCTATTATCAGAGCAACGCCGCCACTGTCGGCCGCGGCTTCGAGCTCGAGACGAGCTGGAAGGCGACCGATTGGCTGACGCTGACCGGCAGCGCGACAATCGCCGCCGAAACCTATGTCGCCGATGTCGCCGCCGGCGCTTCCTCGATCATGCGCGTCGGCGGCAAGCAGACGCCCTATACCCCGCGCTATTCGGCCAAGCTCGCAGCGACCTGTTATCGCGACGGCTTTTCGATCACGCCGGTCTTCCGCTTCAACAGCACGCGCTACGGCCTCGCCGACAATACGCAGGCGGTGAGCCCGTACGCGCTCGTGGACGTTACGGCGTCCTATGAGTTCGGCGGCAAGCTCGGCCTGACGCCGATGACCGTTTCCGCCGGAGTGAGCAATCTCTTCGATCATCGCTACATCAGCGCGATCTCCGTCACCGAGACAAATCTGAACAGCACCTCCTATTTCGTCGGCGCGCCGCGGACGATCTTCGCCGGCATGTCGGCGTCTTTCTGA
- a CDS encoding FCD domain-containing protein: MRRRPAPFRRAQFRLEGRLQKSWDEHDRIVQSILARDIAAAGSASRDH, from the coding sequence ATGCGCCGCCGGCCGGCGCCGTTCCGCCGCGCGCAATTTCGGCTCGAAGGGCGGCTGCAAAAATCCTGGGACGAGCACGACCGTATCGTCCAGTCGATTCTCGCGCGCGATATTGCCGCCGCCGGATCGGCCTCCCGAGATCATTAG
- a CDS encoding DJ-1/PfpI family protein: protein MSEIDRRRFGEGIAAFATLLASGSLTAAEAAAPPPSHDMSAMPAHWMGKEKIAFLIYPGFTALDMVGPQYMLASLMGAKVEIVAKTKEPVRSDTGLVFTPSARFEDATEVDILCVPGGSNGTLAAMRDEATLTYLRTASRKASHITSVCTGSLLLGSAGLLDGYRATSHWVTKPLLPIFGATPADGRVVHDRDRITAEGVTAGLDFALALVARLRDRTYAEGVQLLAQYAPEPPFSAGEPETAPRAVTTMIESMFVGLKQDMSDAGKAAFAKTRSR, encoded by the coding sequence ATGAGCGAGATCGACCGCCGCCGTTTCGGCGAAGGAATCGCGGCCTTTGCGACGCTGCTGGCGAGCGGTTCGCTCACGGCGGCGGAGGCCGCCGCTCCGCCGCCTTCGCATGACATGTCCGCCATGCCGGCGCATTGGATGGGAAAGGAGAAGATCGCCTTTCTGATCTATCCAGGCTTCACCGCGCTCGACATGGTCGGTCCGCAATATATGCTGGCGAGCCTCATGGGCGCGAAAGTGGAGATCGTCGCCAAGACGAAAGAGCCTGTGCGCAGCGACACCGGGCTCGTCTTCACGCCCTCGGCGCGTTTCGAGGATGCGACGGAGGTCGATATACTCTGCGTTCCCGGCGGCTCGAACGGGACGCTCGCCGCCATGCGCGACGAGGCGACGCTCACCTATCTGCGCACGGCGTCGCGCAAGGCGAGCCATATCACCTCCGTTTGCACCGGCTCGCTGCTGCTCGGCTCGGCGGGCCTGCTCGACGGCTACCGGGCGACATCGCATTGGGTGACGAAGCCGCTGCTGCCGATCTTCGGCGCGACGCCCGCCGATGGGCGCGTCGTGCACGACCGCGACCGGATCACGGCGGAAGGCGTGACGGCGGGGCTCGACTTCGCGCTCGCGCTCGTCGCGCGATTGCGCGACCGGACTTACGCAGAGGGCGTGCAGCTTCTCGCGCAATATGCGCCGGAGCCGCCTTTCTCGGCCGGCGAGCCCGAGACGGCGCCGCGCGCGGTCACGACAATGATCGAGAGCATGTTCGTCGGGCTGAAGCAAGATATGAGCGACGCCGGAAAAGCCGCCTTCGCCAAGACGCGAAGTCGCTGA
- a CDS encoding TonB-dependent receptor translates to MLDRDLLRSVGANALAIFCLGGGALAQELLPPIEIDGARPRRGTEDVGQGTPTVQTTAGPVRGYRAETATATRLATPIRELPLSIQVIPRKLIDDQQAISQSEAFRNVSGLHAVDPLFPGGTGPSLRGMRAERYVDGLPNYYDLGVRDLLANVERIEVLKGPASILFQGGASPVGGVVDVVSKMPTAECFAEAGVRAGGYRFVSPYIDVNQPLTDDKSVLFRLTAQYESTHSNIDVVHRRSYSIDPTLKIAPNEDTSLVVQGHISRRDQPDYPGLPATGTIDRSFYSLRPTSFLANSHMPDATTESSGVTVRFDHRFDETFSTFTSARWTSSRMYEPSQIPFSGNLPTFSVDPSFGAYGGPSQFAMLNVILAQQLDEFAITSNVVAKFDMGPTQNRLLVGGDFNRVWERGRMAAAYATGPDSSIYGLFGFPQPTDFRAPVFPLYANPLPGQSGYAVFNASNNQYQNAGATVQLQSTIFDRLHFLGALRVAMIDIDSYEGAYTPPRTFSTSETKVLPRAGATYDVLDWLSVYGSYSQGLRAVTFFNGPNGAAPKPEGSEQFEAGVKLDGLYGLSGTLAYFDLKRTNVPTTALGALTQTQSGEWHSSGFEADLVWQPTAELSILASYAHIDAKISRNANPKLQNVPLNLAPPDSGRLWGNYAFTGALAGWSLGAGLYAASGQVVELGQPWTTSGYVVFDAALTYKHENFTFALNAKNLGDRRYLVQYPYLSGNLAPAEGRTFFVTVSARM, encoded by the coding sequence ATGCTCGATCGCGATCTTCTGCGAAGCGTCGGCGCGAATGCGCTGGCCATATTCTGCCTGGGCGGCGGCGCGCTCGCCCAGGAGCTGCTGCCGCCGATCGAGATCGACGGCGCCCGTCCGCGACGCGGGACGGAGGACGTGGGGCAGGGGACCCCGACCGTTCAGACGACGGCCGGTCCGGTGCGCGGCTATCGAGCGGAGACCGCGACGGCGACGCGTCTGGCGACGCCCATCCGCGAGCTGCCGCTGTCCATCCAGGTGATCCCGCGCAAGCTCATCGACGATCAACAGGCGATCTCGCAGAGCGAGGCCTTCCGCAACGTCTCCGGCCTGCATGCGGTCGATCCGCTGTTTCCGGGCGGAACCGGGCCGAGCCTGCGCGGCATGCGCGCCGAGCGCTATGTCGACGGCTTGCCCAATTACTATGATCTCGGCGTGCGCGATCTGCTCGCCAATGTCGAGCGCATCGAGGTGCTGAAAGGCCCTGCGAGCATTTTGTTCCAGGGCGGCGCGAGCCCCGTCGGCGGCGTCGTCGATGTCGTGTCCAAAATGCCGACAGCGGAATGCTTCGCCGAGGCCGGCGTGCGCGCTGGCGGCTATCGTTTTGTCAGCCCCTATATCGACGTCAATCAGCCGCTCACCGACGATAAGAGCGTGCTGTTCCGTCTGACCGCGCAATATGAGTCGACGCATTCCAACATAGACGTCGTTCACCGCCGCAGCTATTCGATCGATCCGACGCTGAAGATCGCGCCGAACGAGGACACGTCGCTCGTCGTGCAAGGCCATATCTCGCGTCGCGATCAGCCCGACTATCCTGGTCTTCCGGCCACGGGAACCATCGACCGCTCCTTCTATTCGCTGCGCCCGACGAGCTTCCTCGCCAATTCGCACATGCCCGACGCGACCACGGAATCGTCGGGCGTGACCGTTCGATTCGATCATCGCTTCGACGAGACGTTCTCGACTTTCACCAGCGCGCGTTGGACCTCTTCGCGAATGTACGAGCCGTCGCAAATTCCCTTCTCCGGCAATCTGCCCACCTTTTCGGTCGACCCGTCCTTCGGCGCCTATGGCGGGCCCAGCCAATTCGCTATGCTGAACGTGATACTCGCGCAGCAGCTCGACGAATTCGCGATTACCTCCAATGTCGTCGCCAAATTCGACATGGGGCCGACGCAAAATCGCTTGCTCGTCGGCGGCGATTTCAATCGCGTCTGGGAGCGTGGACGGATGGCTGCGGCCTATGCGACCGGCCCGGATTCGAGCATCTATGGTCTGTTCGGCTTCCCGCAGCCGACCGATTTCCGCGCGCCCGTCTTTCCGCTCTACGCCAATCCGCTGCCCGGCCAGTCCGGCTATGCGGTCTTCAATGCGAGCAATAATCAGTATCAGAACGCCGGCGCGACCGTGCAATTGCAGTCGACGATCTTCGATCGCCTGCATTTCCTCGGCGCTTTGCGCGTCGCCATGATCGACATCGACAGTTACGAGGGCGCCTATACGCCGCCGCGCACCTTCTCGACCAGCGAGACCAAAGTGCTGCCGCGCGCCGGCGCGACCTATGACGTTCTCGATTGGCTGTCCGTCTATGGAAGCTATTCGCAGGGCCTGCGCGCCGTCACCTTCTTCAACGGTCCGAATGGCGCCGCGCCCAAGCCCGAGGGCTCGGAGCAATTCGAGGCGGGCGTCAAGCTCGACGGACTCTATGGCCTCTCCGGCACGCTCGCTTATTTCGATCTGAAGCGCACCAATGTGCCGACGACGGCGCTCGGCGCCCTCACGCAGACGCAGTCGGGAGAATGGCATTCTTCCGGCTTCGAGGCCGACCTCGTGTGGCAGCCGACCGCCGAGCTCTCCATTCTCGCGAGCTATGCGCATATCGACGCGAAAATCTCGCGCAATGCGAATCCGAAGCTGCAAAATGTTCCGCTCAATCTCGCGCCGCCGGATTCGGGGCGGTTGTGGGGTAATTACGCCTTCACCGGCGCGCTGGCGGGCTGGTCGCTCGGCGCGGGCCTCTACGCCGCTTCAGGTCAGGTCGTCGAGCTCGGCCAACCATGGACGACGAGCGGCTATGTCGTCTTCGACGCGGCGCTCACCTATAAGCACGAGAATTTCACCTTCGCCCTCAACGCCAAGAATCTCGGCGATCGGCGCTATCTCGTGCAATACCCCTATCTCTCGGGAAATCTGGCGCCGGCGGAAGGACGCACCTTCTTCGTCACCGTCTCTGCGCGAATGTAG
- a CDS encoding response regulator transcription factor, which yields MRVLLVEDEAEMAHALALRLGRSGFIADHVGAVGDARAALACHRYGLAVLDRRLPDGDGLDLLPEIRRLQPDVRILILTACEAVSERVSGLDAGADDYLAKPVDFDELMARVRACLRRAGGPVTPPVVIGRLAFDLAAREVLVDGAPVVLHRRELALLEALARSAGRIVLRGRLVEEVYGFDDDVEVNALNILVSRLRRRLAELGAEVEIHSARGIGYMLAKASP from the coding sequence ATGCGCGTCCTGCTGGTCGAGGACGAGGCCGAGATGGCCCATGCGCTGGCCCTGCGGCTCGGGCGCTCGGGCTTCATAGCCGATCATGTGGGCGCGGTGGGCGACGCCCGCGCCGCGCTCGCCTGTCACCGCTATGGTCTGGCGGTTCTCGACCGACGCCTTCCCGATGGCGACGGGCTCGACCTCCTGCCTGAAATTCGGCGTCTTCAGCCGGATGTCCGCATTCTGATCCTCACCGCCTGTGAGGCGGTGAGCGAGCGGGTCAGCGGGCTCGACGCCGGCGCCGACGACTATCTCGCCAAGCCGGTGGATTTCGACGAGCTGATGGCGCGCGTGCGCGCCTGCCTGCGCCGCGCCGGCGGCCCCGTCACGCCGCCCGTCGTGATCGGCCGGCTCGCCTTCGATCTCGCCGCCCGCGAGGTCTTGGTGGACGGCGCGCCCGTCGTGCTGCATCGCCGCGAGCTCGCTCTGCTGGAGGCGCTGGCGCGTAGCGCCGGACGCATCGTGCTGCGCGGTCGGCTCGTCGAGGAGGTCTATGGGTTCGACGACGACGTCGAGGTCAATGCGCTGAATATTCTCGTGTCGCGTCTGCGCAGACGACTCGCCGAGCTCGGCGCCGAGGTGGAGATTCATTCGGCGCGGGGGATCGGCTACATGCTCGCGAAAGCTTCGCCGTGA
- a CDS encoding HAMP domain-containing sensor histidine kinase has product MRRRSLALRLMIYLAITQIAGTLLLVPIVDFLVSVSGVLPGWEISRDDWGEHRLQALVARSLTRDEAGAARLEPTPELRAYLAENPLARYAAFDCRSGALPGSSPELVQALSGLDRLEAASLKFRLAGDGDARARGALRRMPAGSAACAIAAYGYRFAWSDLHAVSGLFLTLHSAIVIAPAVLIALAIAWLVVRRGLAPLRAAAADVAAIDMDTLHKRLGVDDAPKEIAPFVEAVNDALGRLDAGVAAQRRFTANAAHELRTPIAIMRAHADNPDDAAFRCDMKRDIRRVQTIVEQLLATARFSIREAPADVDIDLGEAVLAIVADYTPLMIENGRRIAFEPPSTPTIARGDKWALECVVANLLDNALRAEPPGGVVDVRVLPSAIVEIADHGAGVSDADRDRIFEPFWRRDAKGHGTGLGLAISKTLAELMGGSISIVETCGGGATFRIALRKSRAPQPIRSSSRVEFQRAEGGAEELRSA; this is encoded by the coding sequence ATGCGCCGCCGGTCGCTCGCGCTGCGCCTGATGATCTATCTCGCGATCACGCAGATCGCCGGCACATTGCTGCTCGTTCCGATCGTGGATTTCCTGGTCTCCGTGTCGGGCGTCCTGCCCGGCTGGGAGATCTCGCGCGACGATTGGGGCGAGCATCGCCTGCAGGCCCTCGTCGCTCGCTCGTTGACGCGCGACGAGGCTGGCGCGGCGCGCCTCGAGCCGACGCCGGAGCTGCGGGCCTATCTCGCGGAAAATCCGCTGGCGCGCTACGCCGCCTTCGATTGCCGGAGCGGCGCCCTGCCCGGCTCGTCGCCGGAGCTGGTGCAGGCGCTCAGCGGCCTCGACCGTCTCGAGGCCGCGTCTTTGAAATTCCGCCTCGCGGGCGATGGCGACGCGCGGGCGCGTGGCGCGTTGCGGCGCATGCCCGCCGGCTCGGCGGCCTGCGCCATCGCGGCCTATGGCTATCGTTTCGCCTGGAGCGATCTCCACGCCGTCTCGGGGCTGTTCCTGACGTTGCACAGCGCCATCGTCATCGCGCCCGCCGTGCTTATCGCGCTGGCCATCGCATGGCTCGTCGTGCGCCGGGGGCTCGCGCCGCTTCGCGCCGCTGCAGCGGATGTGGCGGCGATCGACATGGACACGCTGCACAAGCGCCTCGGCGTCGATGACGCGCCCAAGGAGATCGCGCCCTTCGTCGAGGCCGTCAATGACGCGCTCGGTCGGCTCGATGCGGGCGTCGCCGCGCAGCGCCGCTTCACGGCCAATGCGGCGCATGAGCTGCGCACGCCGATCGCGATCATGCGCGCGCACGCCGATAATCCCGATGACGCCGCCTTTCGCTGCGACATGAAGCGCGACATACGCCGCGTGCAGACGATCGTCGAGCAATTGCTGGCGACCGCGCGCTTCTCGATCCGCGAGGCGCCCGCGGATGTGGACATAGATCTCGGCGAAGCCGTCCTCGCCATCGTCGCCGACTACACGCCGCTGATGATCGAGAACGGCCGCCGCATCGCCTTCGAGCCGCCGTCGACGCCGACGATCGCGCGTGGCGACAAATGGGCGCTCGAATGCGTCGTCGCCAATCTGCTCGACAATGCGCTGCGCGCCGAGCCCCCGGGGGGCGTCGTCGACGTTCGCGTGCTGCCGAGCGCCATCGTCGAAATCGCCGACCATGGCGCCGGCGTTTCGGACGCGGACCGCGACAGGATTTTCGAGCCCTTTTGGCGGCGCGACGCCAAGGGTCACGGAACCGGCCTCGGCCTCGCGATCTCCAAGACGCTCGCGGAGCTGATGGGGGGATCGATCTCGATCGTCGAAACGTGCGGCGGCGGCGCGACCTTCCGCATCGCGCTGCGCAAGAGTCGCGCCCCACAACCGATCAGATCCTCGAGCCGAGTGGAGTTCCAACGCGCGGAAGGCGGAGCAGAGGAGCTGCGCTCGGCCTGA
- a CDS encoding DoxX family protein, whose translation MTNVRNADNAAPLLRVSLGALFLAHGLLKVFVFTLPGTAKFFVSLGYPSLLAYVVVAAEIGGGLALIFGILTRVVSLTLIPLMIGALIVHLPNGWLFSNANGGWEFPALWTALLIVQALLGPGAFAVGLPQAEGQARGTTARG comes from the coding sequence ATGACCAATGTTCGTAACGCGGATAACGCGGCGCCGCTGCTGCGTGTGAGTCTCGGCGCGCTGTTTCTCGCACATGGGCTGCTCAAAGTCTTCGTGTTCACCCTGCCGGGAACGGCGAAATTCTTCGTGTCGCTCGGCTATCCGTCGCTGCTCGCCTATGTCGTCGTCGCCGCGGAGATCGGCGGGGGCCTCGCATTGATCTTCGGCATTCTCACGCGCGTCGTGTCCCTCACGCTCATTCCTTTGATGATCGGCGCGCTGATCGTGCATCTGCCCAACGGCTGGCTGTTCTCCAACGCCAATGGCGGATGGGAGTTTCCGGCGCTATGGACGGCGCTCCTCATCGTGCAGGCTCTGCTCGGCCCCGGCGCCTTCGCCGTCGGGCTCCCGCAGGCAGAAGGCCAGGCGCGCGGGACCACAGCGCGAGGCTGA